The following proteins are co-located in the Candidatus Poribacteria bacterium genome:
- the pstA gene encoding phosphate ABC transporter permease PstA: MFTETEISKQKRWTENVMRIFFLVMTSLMIIPLLLIIGYLLYKALPVLSPEFLFTNPKDNMRAGGLWAPFLGTIYLVVVSLLVSAPIGVFAAVYLNEYARESWFTRITNLAVVNLAGVPSIVHALFGVGAFVLFAGLGESILAASLTLAIMTLPVIIASTTEALKAVPMSFREACWNLGATRWQTIRRIVIPNSISGILTGVILQVSRAAGETAPIMFTGAVFYKAIAEGNLFAYNITEQCMALSLHLFTISTQVPDVTEGIPYGTAVVLVGSVLLVNAISIVFRVYFRTRKKW; the protein is encoded by the coding sequence ATGTTTACAGAAACAGAAATCAGCAAACAAAAGCGGTGGACAGAGAATGTGATGCGAATCTTCTTCCTTGTGATGACGAGCCTGATGATTATCCCATTACTTCTCATCATTGGTTACCTTCTTTACAAGGCACTACCGGTCCTCTCTCCGGAGTTCCTATTCACGAACCCGAAGGACAACATGCGTGCGGGAGGACTCTGGGCACCCTTCTTAGGCACCATCTATTTGGTGGTGGTCTCACTATTAGTGTCGGCACCCATTGGCGTATTCGCCGCCGTGTATCTCAACGAGTATGCTCGTGAGAGTTGGTTCACGCGTATCACGAATTTAGCGGTTGTGAATCTTGCCGGTGTGCCGAGCATCGTCCACGCCCTGTTCGGCGTTGGGGCATTTGTGCTTTTCGCGGGTTTAGGCGAATCCATCTTAGCGGCTTCGCTCACGTTAGCAATCATGACGCTCCCGGTTATTATTGCTAGCACGACGGAAGCTCTCAAAGCCGTCCCGATGTCCTTCCGAGAGGCGTGTTGGAATCTTGGCGCGACGCGCTGGCAAACGATTCGCCGCATCGTTATTCCTAATTCCATCAGCGGCATTTTGACGGGGGTTATCTTACAGGTATCGCGAGCCGCAGGTGAAACGGCACCCATTATGTTCACGGGTGCGGTTTTTTATAAAGCTATTGCAGAAGGAAACCTTTTTGCGTATAATATCACAGAACAGTGTATGGCACTCTCGCTACACCTCTTTACGATTTCAACACAGGTCCCGGACGTTACGGAAGGCATTCCGTATGGGACTGCAGTTGTCCTTGTAGGTAGCGTCTTACTCGTCAATGCCATATCAATTGTATTCAGGGTCTACTTCCGAACCCGGAAAAAATGGTAG
- a CDS encoding carboxypeptidase M32, producing MQSKFQELKTRLLEANDISSAAGLLYWDQSTYMPPGGAPARARQSATLSRLAHEKFTDPEIGRLLDTLEPYEKSLAYDSDEASLLRVTRRDYERATKIPAEFMAEVTNHTSESYQVWTEARPANEFARVHPYLEKTLEYSRQAADFFPGYDHIADPLIESSDYGMKATDVSRVFAELRQELVPIASAITSQTLADDSCLHQHFPEGKQLAFGLEVAQKFGYDLNRGRQDKTHHPFMTKFSLGDVRITTRTKENFLGDALFSTLHETGHALYEQGIRMDLEGTPLAGGTSSGVHESQSRLWENIVGRSRGFWQHFYPQLQSVFPEQLGSVPLDTFHRAINKVERSLIRTNADEVTYNLHVMLRFDFELALLEGNLEIRDLPDAWHERFEADFGIAPPDDKDGVLQDVHWYFGLIGGSFQGYTLGNILGAQFFSAAREAHAEIPSEIEKGEFATLHDWLKEHLYQHGSKYTAPEIIQRATGGPLSIEPYIAYLRTKYGELYDLGS from the coding sequence GTGCAATCTAAATTCCAAGAACTCAAAACCCGTTTGCTTGAGGCGAACGATATATCGTCCGCCGCTGGACTCCTTTACTGGGATCAATCCACGTACATGCCGCCCGGTGGTGCCCCTGCTCGGGCACGCCAAAGTGCGACACTTAGCCGATTGGCACACGAAAAGTTTACCGATCCGGAAATAGGTAGGTTGCTTGACACCCTTGAGCCTTATGAGAAAAGTCTCGCTTACGATTCCGATGAAGCGAGTCTTCTCCGGGTTACGCGCAGAGACTATGAACGGGCTACGAAAATTCCAGCTGAATTCATGGCGGAGGTGACAAACCACACCTCGGAATCTTATCAGGTGTGGACGGAAGCACGTCCAGCGAATGAGTTTGCGCGAGTTCATCCCTATCTCGAAAAAACGCTGGAGTACAGCCGGCAGGCGGCAGACTTCTTTCCAGGGTATGATCACATCGCAGATCCGCTCATTGAGTCCAGCGATTATGGGATGAAGGCGACCGATGTCAGTCGCGTCTTTGCGGAATTACGCCAAGAACTCGTGCCGATTGCTTCTGCGATTACATCGCAAACCCTCGCCGACGATTCGTGCCTGCACCAACATTTCCCCGAGGGGAAACAACTCGCGTTTGGCTTAGAGGTCGCACAGAAGTTCGGTTACGATTTGAATCGTGGACGGCAGGATAAAACGCATCATCCCTTTATGACGAAGTTTTCACTCGGTGATGTGAGGATTACGACCCGTACAAAGGAGAATTTTCTTGGGGATGCCCTCTTCAGCACGCTACATGAAACCGGGCATGCACTGTATGAGCAGGGGATTCGTATGGATTTGGAAGGCACTCCACTTGCGGGAGGGACTTCATCGGGTGTGCATGAGAGTCAGTCGCGGCTTTGGGAAAATATTGTGGGGCGTAGTCGAGGCTTTTGGCAACACTTCTATCCGCAACTTCAAAGCGTTTTTCCGGAGCAGTTGGGTTCCGTTCCGTTAGATACGTTTCACCGCGCGATTAATAAGGTGGAACGTTCCCTCATTCGTACAAATGCCGATGAGGTTACCTACAACCTACACGTCATGTTGCGTTTCGATTTCGAGTTGGCACTCTTGGAAGGCAATTTGGAGATTCGAGATTTACCGGATGCATGGCATGAACGATTTGAAGCCGATTTCGGCATCGCCCCGCCTGATGATAAAGACGGTGTTTTGCAAGATGTTCATTGGTATTTTGGGTTGATTGGCGGTTCATTTCAGGGCTATACGTTGGGCAATATCTTGGGTGCCCAATTTTTCTCAGCCGCTCGCGAAGCACACGCTGAAATTCCATCTGAAATTGAAAAGGGTGAGTTCGCGACGCTCCACGATTGGTTAAAGGAGCATCTGTACCAACACGGATCGAAATATACGGCACCGGAAATTATCCAGCGCGCAACTGGTGGGCCTCTATCCATTGAACCTTATATAGCCTACCTCCGGACGAAATATGGTGAATTATATGACTTAGGAAGTTAA
- the pstC gene encoding phosphate ABC transporter permease subunit PstC yields MNILRKKSATNLPFSETAIELFIRLCGISSIIFVFGIFFFVFREGAGFLFNGLDVGQFLTSVEWQPTSLKNKRYGAFALIVGTFSVTLLAMCIAVPFGLGAAIFVSEFCSPKLREAFKIIIELLAAIPSVVWGFIGLTLMNQLIITVFNAPIGLTMLNGSIMLALMSVPIIVSIAEDALKAVPDSYREAAEALGATRWQVVYRVLLPAAKNGLLAAVLLGAARSIGETMAVLMATGHSVNIPSGPLSWIRTLTATIAAELGEVARGDEHYQVLFIIGILLFTITFVVNLIADLVIKGIRAE; encoded by the coding sequence ATGAACATTCTACGTAAAAAAAGCGCGACGAATTTGCCATTTTCCGAAACCGCGATTGAACTGTTTATCCGCCTCTGCGGCATTAGCTCGATTATCTTTGTATTCGGTATCTTTTTCTTTGTATTTCGGGAGGGTGCGGGTTTCCTTTTCAACGGTTTAGATGTGGGACAATTTCTGACCAGTGTAGAGTGGCAACCGACCTCATTAAAGAATAAAAGATATGGTGCCTTTGCGCTGATCGTCGGCACTTTCAGCGTTACCCTCTTAGCGATGTGTATCGCTGTTCCGTTTGGACTCGGCGCGGCGATCTTTGTATCGGAGTTCTGTAGCCCGAAACTCAGAGAAGCATTTAAGATCATCATTGAACTGCTCGCCGCCATCCCTTCCGTTGTGTGGGGGTTCATCGGATTGACACTGATGAATCAGTTGATTATCACCGTGTTCAACGCCCCGATCGGTTTAACGATGCTCAACGGTAGCATCATGCTGGCACTGATGAGTGTACCCATTATTGTCTCTATTGCCGAAGACGCCCTAAAAGCCGTACCGGATTCCTATCGAGAAGCAGCAGAGGCACTCGGTGCGACTCGGTGGCAAGTAGTTTATCGTGTGCTTCTCCCCGCCGCAAAAAACGGATTGCTGGCAGCAGTGCTACTCGGTGCGGCACGCTCTATCGGTGAAACGATGGCTGTGCTTATGGCAACTGGACATTCTGTTAACATTCCTTCAGGTCCACTCTCTTGGATTCGCACGCTGACGGCAACAATTGCCGCTGAATTGGGCGAAGTGGCAAGAGGTGATGAGCACTATCAAGTCCTCTTTATCATTGGTATCCTGCTGTTCACCATTACCTTTGTGGTGAACCTCATCGCCGACTTAGTGATTAAAGGTATCCGCGCAGAATAG
- a CDS encoding ion transporter: MVGWQSAIGGQQSATDARCGRRNVSQHYNNLSRTKKKKMNKDRLRAIIEGNIVSGIIQFLILASAVVFVIESDSEDPHAPHFILLDSVFFGLFSIEYILRVYIEPRKRDFIFSFYGIIDLLAILPSLFLLPGFRVLRILRFLRIFRIFKATRFILAVDRLTEALNEIRRELLALVILSLMLVYLAACGIHYFERVEQPEQFGTILDSMWWAIVTLTTVGYGDVYPETPGGKFFTALVTLIGVGLVAIPSGLLASVLTEARVERKTEEESEQNVENESTEGIDNRHEIK, encoded by the coding sequence ATGGTAGGATGGCAATCAGCCATCGGCGGTCAGCAGTCAGCAACGGACGCGCGTTGTGGCAGGAGAAACGTCTCTCAGCACTACAACAATCTATCAAGAACGAAAAAGAAAAAGATGAATAAAGACAGACTACGAGCCATCATCGAAGGAAACATCGTCAGTGGAATCATCCAATTCTTAATCCTTGCTTCCGCTGTCGTCTTTGTGATTGAATCTGATAGCGAGGACCCACATGCCCCACACTTCATTTTATTAGACTCGGTATTTTTTGGACTATTTTCGATCGAATATATCCTACGTGTTTATATTGAACCCAGAAAACGGGATTTCATTTTCAGTTTTTATGGCATAATAGATTTACTTGCTATTTTACCGTCTCTGTTCCTTTTGCCGGGGTTCCGCGTTCTTCGAATACTACGGTTTCTGCGAATTTTCAGAATATTCAAAGCAACCCGGTTTATTTTGGCGGTAGATCGGCTCACTGAGGCATTGAATGAGATCCGACGGGAACTCTTGGCACTCGTTATCCTGTCATTGATGTTAGTCTATCTCGCGGCGTGTGGTATCCATTACTTTGAAAGAGTAGAGCAACCCGAACAATTCGGAACTATTCTCGATTCCATGTGGTGGGCTATCGTGACACTCACAACAGTCGGTTATGGAGATGTCTATCCTGAGACGCCAGGTGGGAAATTTTTCACTGCGCTTGTCACCCTTATTGGAGTAGGACTGGTTGCGATTCCATCCGGATTGTTAGCCTCGGTTTTAACGGAAGCACGGGTGGAACGCAAAACAGAAGAAGAGAGTGAACAAAACG
- a CDS encoding phosphate ABC transporter substrate-binding protein, with the protein MRTNGRIGFTTTCLLIALFVCGFVVNGCSPKDETSAAKTEGPQFTIKNKGSDTMVNLAQAWAEKYTDVSTTASVEVSGGGSGTGVAALINGTVDIANCSRQIRPTELELATQNTGKAPQEFIVGYDALAVYVHQDTPLDKITITQLGEIYGENGTITKWSDLGISHSDCPSDKIIRISRQSNSGTYFYFREALLGTSRDFRIGSLDLHGSKDVVEVVGRTPCAIGYSGMGYATSHVKMLEVAADSDSPYYPPNLENVLAKTYPIARPLYMYSLGEPTGEVKIYLDWILSEEGQKIVEKLGFVPLENN; encoded by the coding sequence ATGCGAACAAACGGCCGGATCGGTTTCACGACAACGTGTCTTCTTATCGCTTTATTCGTATGCGGCTTCGTCGTGAACGGTTGTTCACCAAAAGACGAGACAAGTGCTGCCAAGACAGAAGGGCCACAATTTACCATCAAAAATAAAGGTTCAGACACGATGGTGAATCTAGCACAGGCATGGGCTGAAAAGTACACAGATGTCAGTACCACAGCGTCGGTGGAGGTGTCAGGTGGTGGATCCGGGACAGGTGTCGCCGCACTCATCAATGGCACCGTAGATATTGCGAACTGTAGTCGCCAAATTAGACCGACAGAGCTGGAACTTGCTACCCAAAACACAGGTAAAGCCCCGCAGGAATTTATCGTCGGCTACGATGCCCTCGCCGTCTACGTGCATCAGGACACGCCCCTTGACAAAATTACAATTACACAACTTGGAGAAATTTATGGCGAGAACGGCACAATCACCAAGTGGAGCGATCTGGGTATATCGCATAGTGACTGTCCAAGCGACAAAATTATCCGTATCAGTCGTCAATCGAATTCCGGCACTTATTTCTATTTTCGAGAAGCCCTTCTTGGCACAAGCCGTGATTTCCGCATAGGTTCGTTGGATCTCCACGGATCCAAAGACGTCGTAGAAGTTGTCGGTAGGACCCCGTGTGCCATCGGTTACAGCGGAATGGGTTACGCAACCTCACATGTGAAAATGTTAGAAGTTGCAGCCGATTCCGATTCGCCTTACTATCCCCCAAACCTTGAAAATGTCCTTGCCAAAACCTATCCTATCGCGCGTCCATTGTACATGTATTCTCTGGGTGAACCGACAGGAGAAGTGAAAATCTACCTCGATTGGATCTTGTCAGAAGAGGGACAAAAGATCGTTGAGAAACTCGGCTTCGTTCCCTTAGAAAACAATTAA